The Dioscorea cayenensis subsp. rotundata cultivar TDr96_F1 chromosome 8, TDr96_F1_v2_PseudoChromosome.rev07_lg8_w22 25.fasta, whole genome shotgun sequence genome segment aaatcattcaatttattaagaaaatatgtaaccaagtataaataatttgggcgtatattattattattattagacatatgttaaacaaaaattaaagaagattGGTGAGCTGATATCAATGCCTTTTTAACTTAAAGATAAGCTCAATTGGTCTATGGAGTTGAAGTTTGGTAGAATCTAAAACAACTTTGTAAGGTGATGCCAATTGGTGGTTTGTACTATTCCCAATTGCATCAAATTTTTattctcttatttttgttaGTCATAGTCAGTTCAACTTCCACTACAAATTTAATCTCTCATGTATATAGACAAAATGCAACAAGTGCAATTAAATCGTgtgcacaaataaaaaattgattgtcTAACTCGTATGTTTTTGACCGAATATCTATCACCATctgataaaatttgaattcGGTATTTGAATTTATCGGACCAATATTTTTTACAGTGGCCATTGTCATTGGGTTGTCAAccacataatttttatatatattatttgtcaatctaaatttattattattattattattattatttatctcaCATCTACCAATCAACTTAGATTAGTCGTTTATTCAAAAACTTAGATTAGTCGTTTGATATCTATTTGCATCTCTCAACATGCATCTACCGATCAACACCATCACTCACTGCCTAACAAATCAATGTTTGTTATTATATCTGGCGTCTTtcaaaataactaaaatgatagatataatatatatatatatatatatatatatatatatatatatatatatatatatatatatatataagaaaaagaaagaaacaaataaaactagtagagtttccatgaaaaatttaaaatttggaaaaatcacAAATAGAAGAGAAGATCGTGACCTAAATATGCTGAAAATTAAGTATAACTGAAAATTAAGTATGATAATGGTGGTCCAGTTTACTTagttttgcttttgataaaaaaaccttaaatatatttttaaataaattaaagtcgATTGTAAATTGATTTGGATTTTAGATTCAATTTAAGTTGTGACCGATTAGATATGTTATTCCTTGGATGTGGTCTGAttacttaaattttatatatatgcaataGATATCGCCCAAAAAAAGCccccatatttttaaatatcaagaTCAATGGTAAGCTATAGCCCAATGGCAATTCCTCAGCAAATAttataaatcttaaaaatatttataatttaaaaaatcacataacTCACATTATAAGTTTTTTGAGTCGAATTCAACAGAATTTTAGTTACAAACTCTAGCAATGTTTTTTTCATGTGCATAAACTGTAACAAtgattaatgattattattatttaatatatatataatattaatataattactatattaatatttataacgttcttttctttttcttttaggtTACCCATTTAttatctctttatatatatttccagCTCAACATCCATCTAACAATctctataaatatatgtatgcatgtatatgtctgtaaaaataacattaatggGAGGCCTGCACTCACATGCATGATATTATTTAAATCTTGCCATTaatgaatatattattttgtctttGAGATATGTCCACACTTTGTGTgttaattatcattttttatcagATTAAGAATTACGCTGTGATCTAAAACTTTTAGAAGGgttgttttgtaatttggtaTCTTATGGGGTgcatatgcaaaaaaaataaaaaaaaataaaaataaaaaaaataattaattaattaattaatgtaatttgaataaaaacatggAAACGTGAAGctcattatttttgtaaatttgatGGTCTTGTTTGGTAATTGGTACTAAGTTCATTTGAAAATGAGATGAGTCTAAATGctgtttgttttatattaatCTTTAATTAATGGTGTTATTATTGCTCTTAATGTAAATAGGATACTACAAAAGCGGCTTTAACTATGGACAAAATAATGGTctctttaatttgttaaataattatgtgaTTGTGAACCATAATTTTGGCTCATTTCTTCACATAATCTATCATCAAgatatgaaataatttttttatcagttatttaactaaaaataatttaatatcatGTATTAATTTGTAAGTATGTGATTGTGAGTTAGGCTTCCttaaatgaatataaaaaaaaattatatatatccatatcAAATAACTTATAATATAATTCCTCATATTAATAACtctagatttatatatatgtatatatttatgtcaTCTACCACATTTTGATGGCAACCGATCGAGCCAATTAAAATATACACCAACATGTATGTTCATACTACTGatttgaattaaataataataatagttgtttttttttttttgacactaGGTGATAAACACCTCATTTAAGATTTAAGTTAGGACGAATACATACGTGAAGCGTTAAAGATAATTAATTGAACCTTGCTATTCTTTAATCGAGTAGTtttttatacatacataaatgattttaaaaatgatcactagagaaaaattttgaagtttttttggtctgactaataaattttttcgtatggtctattattttttagctagtaatttttttactagCATGCATTTTAAttcgatttaaaaataataataaatatgaaagtgACTTATTTTGCTATTTAGAATTCAAATGTGACATGAGATTcaccaattattttattaaaattattaaacttaAACATTTGGACGCTATCGTGCATAGGTAGATGCCTAATTAAGCTAAACTAAGTATAATTAAGCATTTGATTGTTGTATGCTAATAGAACAGCATGCCGTCTTCACACAACAATTCTTAAACAATGCATAGACTTTTCAATGtgatctaaaaaataaataaataaaaaacaccaaaaaacaaaagaaacataatctAGTGAAATCAAGACAAATGTTACTTCTTTTGTTctctataattttaattatctattgaATCTAGACCAAGTTTTCATTAAAGCTCACTAATTAATTTCTAAGATGATCTACTGGTAGATTATaagattataatatatatatatatatatatatgagatattGAAAACTAAATTAGTGGGCTAAcctaaaattaaatgaaatactTTTGATTGATGGAAatcagaaaatttaaaaaatgcgGACCTTGTTTTAATTATGGGTACCTACAGATATGGGTACATATCCATCTCacttcattaattattattcattatgTAACAAAACAGTACGTTACACTTCACCAAACATGTAAATGTTATTAATATCAAATTCCAATCCTTAAATCATATTGAGGTTAAACTCACATTAATATTATGTATTCACTATTCTTGAATTTTTTACAtcttaacaattttattttaattttattgctaagtatataataatgaattatACAATCCATTCTTCATTAAAAACTGCTCAACAAGTTGTATAGAGTTTTGATTTGATCATATTTTATCCACATTAATTCATTTAGAACATGTTTCAGTTactttatgaatatatatatatatatatatatatatatatatatatatatatatatatatatatatatatatatatatatatataaacatttttagaaGTGTTTAAGGTGTAACCGCATGAGTTGTCATAGTAGCATAATTGCATacgtatattatatatatacacggtgtttttttaatttattttttagataagTTGAGATGATATCTTAGTTTTCATGAGCCAACAtgagcaaaaaaaataaatttttttttcctatacaAATGCCACAAGCGTGGTCAATTAAAGGGGCGTGAACCTAAGCTATGAACAAAACTTTCATCCCATACGCCCTTACCATAATATGCAGAATACAAACGGCATATATACCCAAACTTTTAACTGAAAACTCATTATTGTCTAATAAGACTTAAAACTCAAAACATTTGAATAGCATTTCACAATAGAGTCTACACGGGTCTATGAACCCTATATCATGTAATCAAGGGTTGAACcaaggggggctagcaggggctgaagccccctCGGTGCtggagaaaatattttttaaataatataagatttggtagtttttgttttttttatacttaattttatgtaaaatacaatatttgggCATATGAAAGTGTGGAGTGtgggtgtgcttgagtggttagtgggtttatccataagatttgagattttttGATCCACCCACGTTCAAATCCcgcatttttttttcacattttatttttaaaaattactgttatttcaaaattttaataaaataaatcttatatacaaattttgcattttttcacattttatttataaatttaaaaattactattatttcaaaattttaataaaataaatcttatatacaaattttagtaattttaaaaagtttgaattgatcatgaagtcaaacatatatacatatatgttataatgtactatatatgctagagtgaaacaacaaaagtttttttataaacaatagtttggttgtttgtactGAGGAGGatcaattttatcatatttaaaaaaaatacaaacttgagatgtatttttattagttgaattattgaaaacctcatatattttctattggtaataacaaaaatttaaattatactttatatttttttaatatgtgtattcaaattttggttatattagcaTATTGTTTTTCAAATCCTGGTTCTGTCCGTGCATGtaataaattatttcatatactgcatcaaatatttatttaaaataaataaataatttcatactaataaAACAAACCCCATTAACACCCTTAGTCCCCTAACCTTCACCATCCTTTGCTACTGTCACATTAATTCCTCACATTAATTCCTCTCCGGCCCTCTTCGTCTTCAAATTTCATCCTCTCCATTTCtccttaataaataaataaataaataaaaatacatgactTGCTATTGATCTTCTCCTCTTCTCTCCTTTTCTCCAATCACTAACATGACTCTCCAAACTCCACCACCACCTTCTCTTCCCCTTCCTCTCTCCATCCCCCTCCCACCACTACCAACACTACCTTTCTTCCCACCAccttcaccaccaccaccaccacctccaccaacTTACatcaaatttgaaaacaaaataagccCAAGTATCCTTCTCATCATAGTAATCCTAacaatcatcttcttcatctcaggtcttctccatcttctcatCAGATTCATACTTAAACCCATCAACAGAGAAGCAGAAGATCACTTAGACAATAATGTGACAGTCCTCCAAGGCCAACTCCAACAGCTTTTCCATTTGCATGATTCTGGTGTAGACCAGTCCTGCATAGACACTCTCCCCATCTTCCTCTACAAAGCTATCATTGGCTTGAAAGACCCTTTTGACTGTGCTGTGTGTTTGTGTGAGTTTGAGCCTGATGACAAGCTTAGACTTCTCCCCATGTGCAGCCATGCTTTCCATCTTGGTTGCATAGACACATGGCTCTTGTCCCACTCCACCTGCCCACTTTGCAGGACTAGTCTTCTTCTCCCTCATCATGATCACTGCTTAGTTTCCCCAGCTTGTTGCATTCCCATGGTTCTTGTTTTAGAGTCTGGGAATGTGAGTTCTAGAGAGATTTGTAGTTCAGATCAAGTGCTTGCTGAACATGATGGTCATGGTCATGATCTTGAACATGATGATCAAAGCATGCAGATTGTTCAAgttcttgatgatgttttggAGGAGAAGCTGATGGTGCCTGTCAAGCTTGGAAAGTTTAGAAGTACCACAAGTACTACCACTACTGCTCATGATCAAGTTCATGAAGGTACAAGCTCTGACCAAAAGATAGATCAAAGGAGATGTTTCTCAATGGGTTCCTGTGAGTATGTTATGGATCATAGGTCTTTACTTCAAGTGGCCATTAAACCAAGTTCTAATAAGAAGAAGATCATGAGTGGCCGGTTTCATTCATCAAGGAGCTTTGAATCTAGtgatcatcatcataatcatcgtGCAATTGGGAATGTTTTGCAGAAGGAAAGCTTCTCCTTCTCAAAGATTTGGCTTAAAGAGAAGCACAAGGAGAGTAGTTCAGTGCTTTCTAGGTCTGAAGAAGCTCCATCTTTTGCAAGAAGAACACTTCTTTGGCTTGTTGGAAAACAGGAGAACAAGATGGTCAACcaagtttgatatatatatatatatatatatatttgagctGGTTTGATCATATATCTTGTTAAAAGTGTTCTTTGTGTTATATgtgttcatgatttttttttatatataatatatactgtatttttttttttttggttgttgaaAGAAAGGTCATTGAAACTTACTAGTTTGatcaaatgaaattattttaagagGATATAcagaaagaagaagatgttgaaaaTGAGTGTCAAAGTTAATCAAGCACTAAATTAATTAAGGCTGGTGAGAGTTAGAGGTTATATTTATGAAGGGCAGGTGTTAGttcttattatttaatgaaGGTCTCACAAGTCTCACAACTTACAAGAGTTGTTGACAACAGTCATTATTGTGGTTGCCATTAATTGTCATGTCATGAACCCTAGAAATAATACTTCCAAAACAccttcataaaaaataattcaaaattaacatttatatatctttactgttgttaattaattaatcatctaTATGGCTAAGCATCCTTGTCTTTTCCCCTTTCAAAGGTCTTGGAACCTCATCATCTTTGTTGTTTCTAACTTTCTATTAACCAGCatgaaaaaactattttatatgcAAAACCACTCGTTTTCAATTCTTGATCAAGTTAATTTCTATGAAGTTTAATCAAAATCTTTAAGCGAATCAACACtcttaaaatatactaaataaaatattcaaatggttcatgttttttattattcacAAAACAATAGAGATGATGATTCAAATGATAAACAAATGAAGACGGTATATCTTGGAATTAGCATGttataattaacttaatttgtaacataagttgcattAATTTAGATATGAAAAGAATCTTATCGAACTCCTCAATCAAATTCTTATAGAAGTAAATAAATATGTCTGATTTTCATATTGGTCTTGAAAAgtctataatatttttcatagaTCTAATATTTTTAAGGGAAAAAGTTATTTATCTCTAATGGGCTAGTAACTTTCAAAAGTTATTggtgaaaaataataactaatgtGTAAATAGTCATTTGAGAAAAATCTAATGAAAATATTGTGCTATTAGAAGCCATGACATAGTCTAGTGCTTTTTACTTTACTTGTATTTGAGAGGTCTTGAGTTCGAAATCTTTCCAatgcaatataaaaaaataaaaattaaaaaaaatatatgtcggtaatttatcaatatatatatgatcctaTTAATATTATTGCTTAATAAACACAACAATCTAAATAAAATGTCCTGAACATAAAAATGTCAAATATATGTTAACATTGGATATATTCAATTAATATATCACTTTTGCAATCAcatctttaaaattaaaattaattaagatgtaTTTACTGACAACAATGATTTTAGGATGACCAGTATATATAGATTGTGTCCtctcataattttcataatttttaaatctactaatttttatattaatatcgtgAACTGCGTGATCAtaacaataattctatcaatctcaatcattaaaattgattttaaaaccCACAAACTATCCGTTTTTGTCTTTCTCTTCCGTCGCCATTATTACTGATTgcggtttatatatatatatatatatatatattgataaaaatgaataaaccactaatttattaaaaatagggaaaacaatacaaagatgaaaaaactctcaccagaagtgagaaagaacaaaaaatataatataaaaaactggaacaaaaaaaagataataatccAATCAGACGAAATACaccatcttatatatatatatatatatatatatatatatatatatatatatcatcggttaattttattagaaaaataatgctcatggAACTTTCTTTAGTCGAAAAGACAGGAGtcattttcattataaatatattatataagaaaactaGAACTCAAATATCTAATGAGTTGAGAAGTTCAATTTTGGTTTGTCTTATTGACCCGTCAACTTgggattttcttttctttttttttttccattgaaaatatattaggagattttttttatgttaataaatcattattaagTATTACTCAACCCACAAATCAatattattaacataaataaatagataagcaaataaatttaattaaaagctctcatatatatatatatatatatacataccatCTCTTCTTCCAAGAtataaaaatactcaaaaaagtttaaaacaccgtaaacaaatatttaaaaatgctaaatacaacaattattcaGTTTATTCGTATTGAGTTTTttgtgtaaaatattttttttaaaggtagataaatcacttcaattaaaataaattaagcacACTACAATCTTCCGCTAATCAGAAGTGgagaaagtaaaagagacacAAAACACCATACCACTAGGTGTAGTAGAACACATAGCTagaaacaaacaacaaacaacaacaataataaaaacaaccaCGATAATCAACATGCCAATCTCAGGCCCCATTAGAGAAAAAAGATCTAGCATATGAACAAGTCATGTGCCTCCTCATCATCGAATGGTCGAAATAGAGTTAACAAACTTCGCTCTTGACCCTCAAGTAGGCCTA includes the following:
- the LOC120266498 gene encoding RING-H2 finger protein ATL13-like, producing the protein MTLQTPPPPSLPLPLSIPLPPLPTLPFFPPPSPPPPPPPPTYIKFENKISPSILLIIVILTIIFFISGLLHLLIRFILKPINREAEDHLDNNVTVLQGQLQQLFHLHDSGVDQSCIDTLPIFLYKAIIGLKDPFDCAVCLCEFEPDDKLRLLPMCSHAFHLGCIDTWLLSHSTCPLCRTSLLLPHHDHCLVSPACCIPMVLVLESGNVSSREICSSDQVLAEHDGHGHDLEHDDQSMQIVQVLDDVLEEKLMVPVKLGKFRSTTSTTTTAHDQVHEGTSSDQKIDQRRCFSMGSCEYVMDHRSLLQVAIKPSSNKKKIMSGRFHSSRSFESSDHHHNHRAIGNVLQKESFSFSKIWLKEKHKESSSVLSRSEEAPSFARRTLLWLVGKQENKMVNQV